One stretch of Bombus pascuorum chromosome 14, iyBomPasc1.1, whole genome shotgun sequence DNA includes these proteins:
- the LOC132914279 gene encoding calexcitin-2 — translation MPLSEFRKTKLLYVFNTFFDFNQSGAIDKKDLDLAIQRINENRGWSADNPKAQSIRDTLLKMWDNLRQGADTDQDGQVSRDEWFSLWEEYAKNPSNPSEWQQAYMSVTFQLFDASGDKSIDENEFCNVCRYHGVAEAEAREAFKKLGVGQEITWDKFTNLWKQYFSSDEPTAAGNFIFGKTSF, via the exons ATGCCACTGTCAGAGTTCCGTAAAACGAAACTACTCTACGTTTTCAACACCTTTTTCG ATTTCAATCAAAGTGGTGCGATTGATAAGAAGGATCTAGATCTTGCTATACAA CGAATCAATGAAAACAGAGGTTGGTCTGCCGATAATCCCAAAGCTCAAAGTATAAGGGATACTTTGCTTAAAATGTGGGATAATTTAAGGCAAGGAGCTGATACGGATCAAGACGGTCAG GTTAGTCGAGATGAATGGTTTTCACTGTGGGAAGAATACGCAAAAAATCCATCCAACCCATCCGAATGGCAACAAGCGTACATGTCTGTGACGTTCCAGTTGTTCGATGCATCTG GTGACAAATCGATCGACGAGAACGAATTTTGTAACGTGTGCAGATACCACGGTGTGGCAGAGGCTGAGGCCAGGGAGGCTTTCAAAAAATTAGGAGTC GGTCAGGAAATTACCTGGGATAAATTCACCAACCTCTGGAAGCAATATTTCTCCTCGGACGAGCCGACCGCAGCCGGAAACTTTATTTTCGGAAAAACTTCCTTCTAA